The Inediibacterium massiliense genome has a segment encoding these proteins:
- the rlmB gene encoding 23S rRNA (guanosine(2251)-2'-O)-methyltransferase RlmB → MLDKIEGRNPVIEVLKADREIDKIMILKGAEGSAKKIIGMAKDKNIVISYVEKQKLDQISESHAHQGVIAFVAAHKYSDLEDIFKKAEEKGEDPFIIILDEITDPHNLGSIIRTANASGAHGIIIPKRRAVGLTGVVAKTSAGAIEYVPVCKVSNIAQTIDSLKDKGVWIAGADMDGKKKYHEENLTGSIALVIGSEGKGISRLIKEKCDFLVNIPMKGEVSSLNASIAASILMYEVARQREGKE, encoded by the coding sequence ATGCTAGATAAAATAGAAGGAAGAAATCCAGTAATAGAAGTGTTAAAAGCAGATAGAGAAATAGATAAGATTATGATTTTAAAAGGGGCAGAAGGGTCTGCAAAAAAGATTATAGGTATGGCAAAGGATAAAAACATAGTGATTTCATATGTAGAAAAGCAAAAGCTTGATCAAATTTCAGAGTCTCATGCTCATCAAGGGGTAATTGCTTTTGTGGCAGCACATAAATATTCTGATTTAGAAGATATTTTTAAGAAAGCAGAAGAAAAAGGTGAAGATCCTTTTATTATTATTTTAGATGAAATCACAGATCCTCATAATCTAGGTTCTATCATAAGAACTGCAAATGCATCAGGTGCCCATGGAATCATCATTCCTAAAAGAAGAGCAGTAGGACTTACAGGTGTTGTTGCAAAAACCTCTGCTGGAGCTATTGAATATGTTCCTGTATGTAAGGTATCTAATATTGCTCAAACAATAGATTCACTAAAGGATAAGGGAGTATGGATAGCAGGAGCAGATATGGATGGAAAGAAAAAATATCATGAAGAAAATTTAACGGGAAGTATTGCTTTAGTGATTGGAAGTGAAGGAAAAGGAATTTCAAGACTCATAAAAGAAAAGTGTGATTTTTTAGTCAATATACCTATGAAAGGAGAAGTTAGCTCTTTGAATGCATCCATTGCAGCTTCTATACTTATGTATGAAGTAGCTAGACAAAGAGAGGGGAAAGAATAA
- the sigH gene encoding RNA polymerase sporulation sigma factor SigH yields MLIDEEVVEDARRGSIRAQEYLIKKYKNFVRAKARSYFLIGADREDIIQEGMIGLFKAIRDFKPDKLSSFRAFAELCITRQIITAIKTATRQKHIPLNSYISLNKPIYDEESDRTLLDIISGAKISDPEELIISREELAHIESKIGEILSDLEWTVLMYYLQGKSYQEMAVELDRHVKSIDNALQRVKRKLERYLEIRGS; encoded by the coding sequence ATGCTAATTGATGAGGAAGTTGTGGAAGATGCTAGACGTGGAAGTATAAGAGCTCAGGAATATTTGATTAAAAAATATAAAAATTTTGTTCGAGCAAAAGCAAGATCTTATTTCTTAATTGGAGCAGATCGAGAAGATATTATACAAGAGGGTATGATAGGATTATTTAAAGCTATTCGTGATTTTAAACCGGACAAGCTTTCTTCTTTTAGAGCTTTTGCAGAACTATGCATTACAAGACAGATTATTACAGCCATTAAAACGGCTACAAGACAAAAACACATCCCTCTAAATTCGTATATATCTTTAAATAAGCCCATATATGATGAAGAATCAGATAGAACTCTTTTAGACATCATATCTGGAGCAAAGATTTCAGACCCAGAAGAATTGATTATATCTAGAGAAGAATTAGCTCACATTGAATCCAAAATAGGGGAAATATTGAGTGATCTCGAGTGGACTGTGCTTATGTACTATTTACAGGGGAAATCCTATCAAGAAATGGCGGTAGAATTAGATAGGCATGTAAAGTCTATTGATAATGCCCTGCAACGAGTGAAGAGAAAATTAGAAAGATATCTTGAAATAAGAGGGAGCTAA
- a CDS encoding glutamine--tRNA ligase/YqeY domain fusion protein, with protein MDNHTPSNFIKNIIVDDLKTGKHKEIVTRFPPEPNGYLHIGHAKSICLNFGLADEFKGKTNLRFDDTNPVKEDTEYVESIKEDVKWLGFEWDDLYFASDYFDEMYKRAILLIEKGKAYVCDLSAEEIRAYRGTLKEPGKESPYRNRSVEENLNLFEKMKAGEFKDGEKVLRAKIDMASPNLNMRDPVIYRIAHATHHNTQDKWCIYPMYDFAHPIEDAIEGITHSICTLEFEDHRPLYDWVVRECEMESIPQQIEFARLDMTNTVMSKRKLKQLVDEGYVDGWDDPRMPTVSGLRRRGFTPESIRNFAKEIGVSKSNSTVDYQMLEHFIREDLKLKAPRTMGVLRPLKVVITNYPADQVEMLDAENNPENLEMGVRKIPFSREIYIEQEDFMENPPKKYFRLFPGNEVRLKHAYFITCNEVIKDENGEVTEIHCTYDPKTKSGTGFTERKVKGTIHWVDAKNAIPAEFRLYEPLILDEDLTDEKTFLECVNPNSLEILNGFVEPNMKEVKGQDKFQFFRHGYFNVDPKYTTNEKIVFNRIVSLKSSFKMNK; from the coding sequence ATGGATAACCATACTCCATCAAATTTTATTAAAAATATTATTGTGGATGATTTAAAAACCGGAAAACATAAAGAGATCGTTACTCGTTTTCCACCAGAACCTAACGGATACTTACATATTGGTCATGCAAAATCAATTTGCTTAAATTTCGGATTAGCAGATGAATTTAAAGGAAAAACAAATTTACGCTTTGATGATACCAACCCAGTCAAAGAAGATACAGAATATGTAGAATCTATCAAAGAAGATGTAAAATGGTTGGGATTTGAATGGGATGATTTGTATTTTGCATCGGATTATTTTGATGAAATGTATAAAAGAGCGATCCTTCTTATCGAAAAAGGAAAAGCTTATGTATGTGATTTATCAGCAGAAGAAATAAGAGCATATAGAGGAACTTTGAAAGAACCGGGAAAAGAAAGCCCATATAGAAATAGATCTGTAGAGGAAAATTTAAATTTATTTGAGAAAATGAAGGCTGGAGAATTTAAAGATGGAGAAAAAGTATTAAGAGCCAAAATTGATATGGCATCTCCTAATTTAAATATGAGAGATCCAGTTATTTATAGAATTGCTCATGCTACACATCACAATACACAAGATAAATGGTGCATTTATCCTATGTATGACTTTGCACATCCAATAGAAGATGCCATTGAAGGAATTACTCATTCTATTTGTACATTAGAATTTGAAGATCACAGACCTTTATATGATTGGGTGGTAAGAGAATGTGAAATGGAGAGCATTCCACAGCAAATTGAATTTGCAAGACTAGATATGACAAATACGGTAATGAGCAAAAGAAAATTAAAACAGCTTGTAGATGAAGGATATGTAGATGGATGGGATGATCCTAGAATGCCTACTGTTTCAGGACTTAGAAGAAGAGGATTTACTCCAGAATCTATTAGAAATTTTGCAAAGGAAATAGGAGTATCTAAAAGTAATAGTACAGTAGATTATCAAATGCTAGAACATTTTATTAGAGAAGATTTAAAATTAAAAGCTCCAAGAACTATGGGTGTATTAAGACCTCTTAAAGTAGTGATTACAAATTATCCTGCTGATCAAGTAGAAATGTTAGATGCAGAGAACAATCCAGAAAATCTAGAAATGGGAGTAAGAAAAATTCCTTTTTCAAGAGAAATATATATTGAACAAGAGGATTTTATGGAAAATCCTCCTAAAAAATATTTCAGATTATTTCCAGGAAACGAAGTAAGATTAAAACATGCTTATTTTATTACATGTAATGAAGTGATTAAAGATGAAAATGGAGAGGTTACAGAAATTCATTGTACTTATGATCCTAAGACAAAAAGTGGAACAGGATTTACAGAGAGAAAAGTAAAAGGAACTATTCATTGGGTAGATGCAAAAAATGCTATTCCTGCTGAATTTAGACTTTATGAGCCTCTTATTTTAGATGAAGATCTAACAGATGAGAAGACATTTTTAGAGTGTGTCAATCCAAATTCATTAGAAATACTAAATGGATTCGTAGAGCCTAATATGAAAGAAGTAAAAGGACAAGATAAGTTTCAATTTTTTAGACATGGATATTTTAATGTAGATCCTAAATATACCACAAATGAAAAGATTGTATTTAATCGAATTGTATCCTTAAAAAGTTCTTTTAAGATGAATAAATAA
- a CDS encoding Mini-ribonuclease 3 yields the protein MKKNFFDEEICEQEIGLIPPLVLAYIGDAVYEVYIRQYAIHHCKKNVNDLHKMSTKFVQAKAQAKIVHVLEEELSEEEWIMVKKGRNQKSSSVPKNACLTDYKYATGFETLIGYLYLSKNINRLEEVIQRGIEIIEESL from the coding sequence ATGAAAAAAAACTTTTTTGATGAAGAGATTTGTGAACAAGAAATTGGATTGATTCCCCCTTTGGTATTGGCTTATATAGGGGATGCAGTATATGAGGTGTATATTAGACAATACGCCATCCATCATTGTAAAAAAAATGTCAATGATCTTCATAAGATGAGTACAAAATTTGTACAAGCAAAAGCACAAGCTAAAATTGTACATGTTTTAGAGGAAGAATTAAGTGAAGAGGAATGGATAATGGTTAAAAAAGGAAGAAATCAAAAGTCAAGTTCAGTTCCTAAAAATGCATGTCTTACAGATTATAAATATGCTACAGGATTTGAAACTTTGATTGGATACCTATATCTAAGTAAAAATATAAATAGACTAGAAGAAGTTATTCAAAGAGGAATAGAAATTATAGAAGAATCACTATAA
- a CDS encoding NYN domain-containing protein — protein MNNFLLIDGYNVINAWPDLKEIGEKNLEDARDVLIHKLVDYKHYTGYHVMIVFDAHYVKGNYGKTIFVKEIEVVFTKENQTADSYIEKKVEELMKHRKNKVLVATSDWAEQQVVLGSGAIRISARELGIELDRVVQKIHKKTLEVKQVRSTLQDRIDEKIVEKLERLRRNQ, from the coding sequence TTGAATAATTTTTTATTGATAGATGGATACAATGTCATTAATGCATGGCCAGATTTAAAAGAGATAGGGGAAAAAAATTTGGAAGATGCTAGAGATGTATTGATTCATAAACTTGTAGACTACAAACATTATACAGGATATCATGTGATGATTGTATTTGATGCCCATTATGTAAAAGGAAATTACGGAAAAACTATATTTGTGAAAGAAATAGAAGTAGTTTTTACAAAAGAAAACCAAACTGCTGACTCTTATATTGAAAAAAAAGTAGAAGAACTTATGAAGCATAGAAAGAACAAAGTGCTTGTTGCAACTTCAGATTGGGCGGAGCAACAAGTGGTTTTAGGAAGTGGTGCCATAAGGATTTCTGCTAGAGAGTTGGGTATTGAATTAGATCGAGTAGTTCAAAAAATTCATAAAAAAACTTTAGAAGTAAAGCAAGTGAGATCTACCCTTCAAGATCGAATTGATGAAAAAATTGTAGAAAAACTGGAAAGATTGCGTAGAAATCAATGA
- the thyX gene encoding FAD-dependent thymidylate synthase, with the protein MKVELIQYTPEPEKVVSAAAKLCYSKVGVDEIMKDLTDEKISKFLNMLMGLGHTSTIEHVNFTFAAEGVSRVLTHQLVRHRIASYSQQSQRYVKLDQFEYIIPPSIEDIPEAKKMFIEAMEEDQRKYNELVKILQKQHFENLLQSGKSEKEAKRSSEKMAIEDSRYVFPNACETKIVFTMNARTLLNFFHHRCCERAQWEIRELATQMLKLVKQVAPTLFKYAGPGCLYKTCPEGKMSCGKAEEVREKFHTLS; encoded by the coding sequence ATGAAAGTAGAACTTATTCAATATACACCAGAGCCAGAAAAAGTGGTATCAGCAGCAGCAAAACTTTGTTATTCAAAAGTAGGCGTGGATGAAATTATGAAAGATTTAACAGATGAAAAAATAAGTAAATTTTTAAATATGTTAATGGGACTTGGGCATACATCCACTATTGAGCATGTAAATTTTACTTTTGCAGCAGAAGGAGTGAGTAGAGTACTTACTCACCAACTCGTAAGACATAGAATTGCATCTTATTCACAACAATCTCAAAGATATGTAAAACTAGATCAATTTGAATATATTATTCCTCCAAGTATAGAGGACATTCCTGAGGCAAAGAAAATGTTTATAGAAGCTATGGAAGAGGATCAAAGAAAATATAATGAACTAGTAAAAATTCTTCAAAAACAACATTTTGAGAATTTATTACAAAGTGGAAAATCAGAAAAAGAAGCAAAAAGATCATCAGAAAAAATGGCCATTGAAGATAGTAGATATGTATTTCCCAATGCCTGTGAAACAAAAATTGTATTCACAATGAATGCAAGAACTCTTTTGAATTTCTTTCATCATAGATGCTGTGAAAGAGCACAATGGGAAATTAGAGAATTAGCAACACAAATGTTAAAGCTTGTAAAACAAGTAGCTCCTACTCTTTTTAAATACGCAGGACCCGGGTGTTTGTATAAAACTTGTCCTGAAGGAAAAATGAGTTGTGGAAAAGCCGAAGAAGTAAGGGAGAAGTTTCATACATTATCATAA